In bacterium, the genomic stretch TCAATTGCCATATTTATATCATCAACAACAATCAGCATACCGTTTCCGGCAAGGCTTGCATCAATAATATCCCTGCGGGACAATTTTTCTTTTTGTGCTTTTATCTCTTTTTGCACCTTATCTGCCAGGGACAGTGAATTTGTAATCAATATCGAACTTGCGTCCTTGTCGTGTTCAGCCTGGGACAAAAGGTCAGCGGCAATGAATTCCGGATTTGCGGAACCATCAGCAATAACCAAAATTTCACTTGGACCTGCAAATGAATCAATCCCGACTTTACCAAAAACCATTTTTTTTGCCAATGCAACATAAATATTTCCCGGGCCCACAATTTTATCCACATTTGGAACAGTCTCGGTTCCGAACGCCATAGCCCCTATCGCCTGTGCGCCGCCAAGGCAATAAATCTCCCCTATCTCAAGAATGTCTGCCGCGGCTAAAATATAAGGATTAACCTCGCCTTTACTGTTCAGCGGCGTGCACAAAATAATCTTTTCGACACCCGCCACTTTGGCGGGAATAATATTCATCAATACAGTGGAACAAAGCGGGGCCCCGCCTCCCGGCACATAAACACCGGCTCTTTCTACCGGAATAATCTTCTGACCGACAAAACCGCCGTTTTTCTTTTTTTGCCATGGGAGAATTCTTTTCTTTTCCTCGCGGTGAAATTCTGTTATATTTTTAATCGCGTTTTTCAGGGTCGTGATAAAATCTTTTGGGACTTTTTTTCTGGCGAGTGAAATTTTTTCAGGATTTAATTTTATACAGGAGGCATTATACCCGGGAAAATCAAATTTTTTTGAATAAGAAACCAGCGCCTTATCCCCCTTTGCCTTTACATCGCTTAAAATTTCAGCAACAACCTTTTCTTCAT encodes the following:
- the hisD gene encoding histidinol dehydrogenase — translated: MKLYKIKNSKDFERICRIFRQREEDFKNEEKVVAEILSDVKAKGDKALVSYSKKFDFPGYNASCIKLNPEKISLARKKVPKDFITTLKNAIKNITEFHREEKKRILPWQKKKNGGFVGQKIIPVERAGVYVPGGGAPLCSTVLMNIIPAKVAGVEKIILCTPLNSKGEVNPYILAAADILEIGEIYCLGGAQAIGAMAFGTETVPNVDKIVGPGNIYVALAKKMVFGKVGIDSFAGPSEILVIADGSANPEFIAADLLSQAEHDKDASSILITNSLSLADKVQKEIKAQKEKLSRRDIIDASLAGNGMLIVVDDINMAIELANLKAPEHLELILRSPSDALKRIKNAGAVFLGNWTPEAVGDYWAGPNHVLPTAGTARFSSALGVHDFIKRTNYMSYTTKLLEKAGSEIVKIAEVERLSAHASSVKIRISRRKT